CTCGGCCGCGCGCCGCTCTTCCATCTCGCGCACCAGGCGCTTGTTGGTGGCGGTCAGCTCGGTGGTGCGCTGCGACAGCTTTTCGGCCTGGCGCTTGAGCTGCTCGTTCTTGGTGGCCAGCGCCACGAAGACCTGTACCTTGGCGCGCAGCACCTGCGGAATCACGGGGGTGAACAGGAAGTCGGCGGCGCCGCGCTGGTAGGCCTTCAGGCGGTCGATCTCGTCGGCCAGGAAGGCGGTGACGAAAATGATCGGGATGTCCGCCGAGCGCGGCCGCTGGTGGATCGCTTCGGCGGTCTCGAAACCGTCCATGCCCGGCATGTTCACGTCGAGCAGGATCACGGCGAAGTCGTGGCGCAGCACCTGACGCAGCGCGTCCTGGCCCGAACGGGCCGACAGCACTTCGTAGTTGCTTTCCTCGGCCCATTGTTCGAGCAGGCTGGTAAGCGCCAGCAGGCTGGCGGCATCGTCGTTGACGACAAGGATCTTTGGCTTATCGGGGTTCGGCACGGCGTTCACGCGGGCGTCAATGCATTGTATTCACAAACTTTGCAAGGATAACAGGGCATGCCCCATTGCAAAATAAATCTGGAAGAATTGTTGCAATTAGTCATGATAGCACGGGCCCGGTAAAGACAAAAACCAATCGTGCGCACCCCGGCACCACGGTACGGTGCCGCACATACGCACTTCAAAGGGGTGTGCGATAGTGGAAACGTGTCTGGTTCAACCGTGTCAATGGAAGACAGGCGCCAACTTGAAAGGACAGACATGAATATTGACATCATCGTAAACGACACCCACCACGATAAATGCTTCCGTGAGCTGGTCGACCAGCCGGTGACCTGCCTGCGCGGCATGACACAACAGCAGGCCGACGCCTTGCGTGATGCCTTCGGCATCAATACGATCGGCGAACTGGCCGAACTGAAGGCCGTCAAATGGGCCCGCGCCATCCGCACCATGGCCACGGCCGAATCCGAGCCGAGCGCCAACGTGGCCAAGGAGGCGCTGATCGACGACGCCGTCGAGATGACCTTCCCGGCCAGCGATCCGGTGTCGATCCAGTCCAGCATCACCCGCATCGAAGTAGCGCCCGAGAAGGTCGACGCCAGCTCGGATCACCAGGGCGCCGCTGCCATCGAGGCGCATAACCGGGAAACCATCGGCTGCAATGCACTGGGGCCGGGGGGCGATAAGACGGCCGGCGCGGCCTGATTGTCCTGATTGGGTAACACCTGCGGGCGCAGCCGGAAACGGCTGCGCCCGGTTTGTTTTTATATTGTTTGCTTTAAGATCGTCGTCCCCGCCTGCGCGGGGACGACGTATGAACATTGTCGGTGCCAATCGGCGCAGCGAGCGCTCAGCGGTGCTGCGCCAGCTCCGGCGACGAGGCCGGCGCCGGAGCCGGTACGCTCGGCTTGACGGACTGGGCTGCCTTGCGGGCGGCGCTGCCGTTGGCGCAGAAGCGGTTCTTGCCGGCGCGCTTGGCTTCGTACAGGGCGTAGTCGGCGATGCTGATCAGCTCGGTGACATTTTCGGCGTCGTCCGGGTACATGCTGATGCCGATGCTGGTCGACAGCTGAAGCGTCAGGTCATTGATGAAGAAGGGCTCGGACAGGGCTTCTACCAGCTTGGCCGCCGGGCCCTGGGCGTCCGCCAGGCTGTGGATGTCGCCCAGCAGGACGATGAATTCGTCGCCGCCCAGGCGCGCCACGGTGTCTTCCTTGCGCGAGTTCGACAGCAGGCGCTGCGACACCATCTTCAGGATCTCGTCGCCATAGGCGTGGCCGTAGGTGTCGTTGATCGCCTTGAAGCCGTCCAGGTCCAGGTACATGACCGCCGCCTTGTGGTGGTTGCGGTTGGCGTGCTGCAGGGCGGTCTCGATGCGGTCTTCCAGCAGGCGCCGGTTCGGCAGGCCGGTAAGGGCGTCGTGCAGCGCCAGTTCCTGCTGGGCGCGGCTGTACTGGGCCAGCTCCTTGTAGAGCAGGCGTACTTCGAGCATGTTGTGGATGCGCTTGTGCACTTCCAGCAGGTCGAAGGGTTTGCTGATGAAGTCGCGGGCGCCGGCTTCGAGGGCCGCGATCTTGAAGCTGGGCTGGGCCGTCAGGGCCAATACCGGCAGATAACCGCCTTGTTCGATTTCCTTCAGGCCCTTCATGACCTGGAAGCCGTTCAGGCCCGGCATCTGCAGGTCGAGCAGGATCAGATCGTAGTTATGTTCGCGATGCAGCGGGCATACCTGCTCCGGCAGCATCGTGGAGCTGACATCGGTGTAGCCTTCCTCGCGCAATATCTCTTCCATCAACTCGATATTGTCGGGGGAATCGTCTACAACCAGTATCTTTGCGTTCAGGATGTCTTGGCGGCTGGGCATGCGTACTCTCGTCGAATCAAGGGCTGACGGCCGGGCAGGAACGACCCCGGACCCACCTTCAGCACAACATTCCTAAGTCTAGCAAATGCCAGAGAATTTCTTGTAGGACAGCGCCGCGTGCGTGGGTAGGAACAACAACAACATATTAGCGCACCCCGTTCTGCCCTATGGCGGGGGCCGCGATACGGTGCGCCAGGGGTGCGCTCGGACCCACCACCGACGCCACCGTCGCGATCAATTCGCTCGGCTCGACCGGCTTCGAGATATGCGCCGAGAAGCCCGCCTCGAGCGCGCTCAGCCGGTCCTCCGAGCGCGCAAACGCGGTCAGGGCGATGGCCGGGACCTGGCTGCCTTCTTCCTTGCCCAGGTGGCGCACCCAGTCGAGCAGCTCGAAGCCGTCGACTTCGGGCATGCCGAGGTCGCTGATCAGGAGATTCGGCGCCGCCTCGCGGAAGCGCGCGAAGGCCTCCCGGGCGCTGGCGGCGATGCGCACGGTGGCGCCGCAATCGGTAAGGATGCGCTTGATCAGTTCGCGGGCATCGCGGTCGTCGTCGACCACCAGCACGTCTGCGCCGCTGAGGTCGAGCACCGTCATTTCCGGGGTGCTGGGATTCGGCAGGATCATCGCCGCGCGCGCCGAGCGGCCCGTCGCCGGCTGCTGCTTGGCAAGCGGCAATTCGATCGTGAAGCTGGCGCCGCGGCCTTCGCCCGCGCTCTCGACGCGGACGGTGCCGCCGTGCTGTTCGATCAGGCTCTTGACGATCGCCAGGCCCAGGCCCAGGCCGCCGTGGCGGCGCGTCATCGAGGCGTCGGCCTGGCGGAAACGCTCGAACACGTGGGTGATGAACTCGGGCTTGATGCCGGCGCCGTTGTCGCGCACGGTGATGCTCACGTTCGCTTCGTTGCGCGCCAGGATCACCTCGACCAGGCCGTCGCGCGGCGTGAACTTGATGGCGTTCGACAGCAGGTTCCACACCACCTGCTGCATGCGCGCCGGGTCGCCGGCGATCATGCCCGGGTCGGTCTCGTAAAGTTTCTCGATGCGGATGTTCTTGGCGTCGGCGGCCGGGCGGACGGTCTCGATGGCGGCGTCGATGAAGCCGGTCGGCGGGATCATCTGCATGTCGAGCAGGACGTTGCCGGACGTGATACGGCTCATGTCGAGCAGGTCTTCGATCAGCTGGGCCTGGGCGCGCGCATTGCGTTCGATGGTCTGCAGGCCTTTCTGCAGGTCGTTCTGGTCGCGGCTGCCGCGGCGCAGCACCTGGGCCCAGCCCAGGATCGCCGACAGCGGCGTGCGCAGCTCGTGCGACAGGGTCGCCAGGAATTCGTCCTTCATCTGGCTGGTGCGCTCGGCCTCGGCGCGCGCCACCCGTTCGTTTTCGAGCAGCACCTTGCGCTCTTCGGCGGCGCGCTGCGCCGCTTCATACAGGCGCGCATTGTCGATCGCGACCGCGGCCTGGGCGGCGATGCCGCGCACGATGCGCTCGGTCCGCTCGGTAAAGACGCCCGCTTCCGGATGGCCGAAGAACATGGTGCCCAGGATCTCCCCGGAATGCGCGACCACCGGCACCGCCAGGTAGCTGCGCACCGCCGGATGGCCGGCCGGCAGGCCGAACGGGGCGCCGTCCTGGAAGCGCGGATCATGGGTGACGTCGTCGGCGCGCATCACGTCGTGGACGGCCGGGCCCTGGCTGGGCATGCCGGGGCCGAACAGGGCATTCGGGCCGGCTTCGCCGAAGGGCTCGAATTCGGCGGTGCTGGCGCCCGACACCGTGTACAGCGAAAAGATCTTGCCGTCCGCGCCATCGCGGCCGTGGTACAGGAAGGCGCCGTGGCGGGCGCCGGCGATGCCGGTCGCGGCGTCGGCGGCGGCCTGCAGCAGCGAACCCAGCTCGCGGGTGGAGGCGAGGGCGCTGCCGGTGCTGTTCAGCAGTTCGAGCACGTGCGACTCGTCGCGCAAGGCCTGTTCGGCGCGCTTGACCTCGTCGACGTCGGTATTCGTGCCGAACCAGCGCACCACCAGGCCGTGGCGGTCGCGCACCGGGTTCACGCGGGTCAGGAACCAGCGGTACTTGCCGTCCGCGCCGCGGATCGGGTATTCCATCTCGAACGGGTCGCCGCTGCGCACGCAGGCCTGCCAGCGCTCCATCACGGCCGGCAGCACGCTCGGTTCGCAGGTCGATTGCCAGGCCCAGCCCACCACCTGGTCGGGCGTGGTGCCGGTGTAGTCGAACCAGCGCTCGTTGAACCAGACGATGGCGCCGTCGGCCTGGGCCATCCAGGCCAGCTGCGGGATCGTGTTGGCCAGGGCACGCAGCACTTCCTCGCTCTGGCGCAGGGTGTCCTCGGCGCTCCTGCGGGCGCTGATGTCCTGGACCACGCCGATCATGCCGAGCACGCCGCCGCGGCGCTCCGAGTCGGCATGGTCGGCGCGACCGACCAGCAGCACCCAGCGCGCCTCGTGGCCATTCGGCAGCAGCCGGCATTCGAGTTCGAGGTCGTTGTGGCCGGCGAAGGCCTGCAGGACCGCGCGCCGCACCGGTTCGCGGTCGTTCGGGTCGAGGCGGGCGCGCAGCTCGCTCCAGTCCAGCGGGGTCTCGGCGGGCAGGCCGAAGATGGCGGCGGCGCGTTCGCCCAGGGTCAGGCGATCGCTGGCAGCGTCCCAGCGCCAGTCGCCGAGTCCGCCGGCGGCCAGCGCCACCTGCAGGCGGCTGTTGCCCATCAGGAGAGCCTGCTGGTCGGCCTTGCGGCGGTCGATGTCCTGGAAGTACAGGGTCAGTCCATCCGGCGACGGATGGGCGCGCACCTCGAACCAGCGCCGCAGGGCCGGATAGAAGAATTCGTGGATCGCCGTCTCGCGGCTTGCCATCGCATTGCGGTAGAGGGCCTCGAGCGGGCTGCCGCGCAGCTCGGGGAAGGCGTCCCAGAGGTCGTTGCCGACCATGCTCGCGCGGGTGCGTTGCAGCGGCGCCAGCATTTCGAGCGTGCGGCCATTGATATACGTGATGCGCCAGTCGTGGTCGACGGCGCAGAAGCCGTCAGACAGGCTCTCGAGCATGTTCTCCATGCGCTCGTTGGCGCGGCGCAGCGCTTCCCTGGCCTGGCTCAGCTCGTCGCTCATCGCACCTCCGTGAGCGTCGCCGCGGCGGCAGGCATGGCCGTGATCCCGCCGTGCCGGAGCGGCGTGGGCGGTCGGTCAATGCGGGCGGTGATATCGGTCAGGGTCATCGTTGGTGGCTGTGGGCGCGCTCGAAGGGCCGCCGCGAAGAAGGCGCGGGCGGTCCCGCCCTGCGTCGATAGCAAGCCGTACATGGATTCTAGCCCAGCCAAAGCGTTTCGATGCACACCGTTGCCCGCCTCAGCCACGCGCCTGCTTCTGGGCGCCCACCTTGTCGAGGGCGCCCTGGAGCTGATCGAGTTCGTAGGGCTTTTGCAGCGACAAGTAGGGGAACTCGACGTGGCGCAGCAGCGTGTCGCCATACCCGGACGCGAAGATCACCTGCATCGCCGGCGCATCGCCGACCGCCTTGCGCGCCAGTTCGACCCCCGACATGCCGGGCAGGCTGACGTCGGTGAACAGGACGTCGTAGCGATTCGCCGCCAGGCGCGTCAGCGCATCGTCCGGATGGCCGACGCCGTCCGCCTCGTGGCCGAAGGCGCGCAGCATTTCGCACACCAGGTATTGGGAATCGACGTTGTCTTCGACCACCAGGATGCGCAGCGGACCGGCGGCAACCTCTTCGGCGGCCTGCGCCGCGGGGGCGGCCGGGGCCAGCACGCACAGCACGCCCGCGACGCCGCCGTCCGCCGCGCGCAGCGGCGTGAAGCGCAGGTCATGGGATGTCGCGCCGGCGGATGGCATGCCGGCGAAGGCGAGCGAGCGTCCAGCCGCTATCGCGGCTTCGCCGTTCCAGGCGCGTTCCAGCTCGGACGCGGCGGCGGCCAGCGGCGGCGGCATCACCGGCGGCACGCTGCCGCCCGGAACCTTGCCGTAACCGGGGCCGGCGAGGGCGCCGTAAGCTTCGTTGAACAGCACCGTCATGCCGCGGCCCCATACCAGCAGCGCAGGCAGCGGCAGGTTGAACATCAGGTCGGCCGCCATCCGCAGGGGGGCAGGCCACTGGCCGGGCTCGCCAAGCCGACTGGCGGACCAGTCGAAGGAACTGGAGGAACGGGCGGACTGTCCGGTTTGGATCATGGCAGGATGTAAATGTTGTTATCGAAACGAAAAGTACGAAATCCTACACCAAATCCGGCAAGCGGGGCGGCCCGTACGCACGCCGGCGCGCGGGCAAAAAAAAAGCCCGCTACGGGAGCGGGCTGAATCTATCCTTGGAGGAGAATAGAGGAGACAGGAGCATGATGCTGCATCGCAAAAAAGAAATCCAATTTAGATTTGTAATGACGGTCATTGATGGTTTAAATAGCACAGCAAAAGTGCTTTAAGAGGGTATCGACGCGCGCACGCTTGGTGCACTCGGGAAAATGATCTACGATAGCAAGATGATCATGAGTATTCCGATGCCGTCAGCATTATCCGGGGTGCCGTCTTTACGGCAGGCGCGGCGGTCCGCATTCTCCACCGCTGTCTTCGTTTCCTGATCCGGCCGATGCACCGTCACCCGAGCTCATCACCGAATCGCGGCCTGCGTCGCCGGCTGGCCGGCTGGACGTTGCTGTGCGCGGCCGCTCTGTGCGTCGAGAATGGCATCGTGTCGCCTGCGCGCGCCGAAAACGCTGTCACCAGCCCCGCCCTCGAGCGGCGCGTGAAGGCGGCCTTCCTGTATAAATTCCTCGGTTACGCCGAATTCCCGTCCGGCGCCTTTGCCGACGCGGCCAGCCCGGTGGTGATCGGCGTGGTCGGGGCGGACGAACTGGCGACCGAACTGGCGCGCATCGTCAGCGGGCGCACCGTCAACGGCCGGCCGATTACGGTGCGCGTGCTGCGCGAATCCGAGATCGGCACCCCGGTGCACCTGCTGTTCATCGGCGGCAATGATGCCGGCCGGGTAGGGCGCCTGGTGCGGGCGGCCGGCGGCGCGATGCTGGTCGTGACCGAATGCGACGGCGGCCTGCAGCTGGGCAGCGCAATCAACTTCCGCATCGTCGACGAGCGCGTGCGCTTTGACGTCGCCCTCGATGCGGCGGAACGTAACGGCATCAAACTCAGTTCGCGCCTGCTGACGGTGGCGAACCGGGTGCAGAAAGGAGCGCAGCAATGAGCTCGATAATGAGTATGCGCGAGACCGGCTCGGTGCGCCGCAAGATGATTCTCATGGCTGTCTCGACCACGCTGGCGGCCCTGGTGGTGGCGTCGGTGGCGATGCTGCTGGTCGACCTGCGGGCCTTCCAGCGCTACTGGACCGACGACCTGATGACCCAGGCCGACATCATGGCCCGCGTGACCGCGCCGGCGCTGGCCTTCAACGACAACGAGACAGCGCGCCAGAACTTGGCGGTGCTGAAGGTGCGCCCGCAGATCCTGGCGGCCGCCATCTATACCAGCAGCGGGGCGCGCTTCGCCGGTTACCTGGGGCCGTCGGCATCCGGTTCGGCGCTGCGCCTGCCGGAGCATCCGCAGGCCTCCGGCTACCGCATCGAGGGCAGCGAACTGGTGGTGTTCCGGAATATCGTCGAGAACGGCGACATGGTCGGCACCGTCTACCTGCGCGCGCGCTACGGCCTGCTCGACCGCCTGTTCAGCTATGGCGCGATCCTGGTCGCGGTGATGCTGGGCGCGCTGGCGATCGCCTGGCTGGTGGCGTCGCGCCTGCAGGAAGCGATCACCCGGCCGCTGGAAGCCGTTACCGACGTCGCGCGCCAGGTGATGCAGCGGCGCGACTTCAGCCTGCGGGTGCCCGGCAAGGAAAGCGGCGAGATCGGGGTGCTGATCGACGCCTTCAACGACATGCTGGCCGAGATCGGGCGCCGTTCGCACGCGCTGCAGCAGGCCAACGCGACCCTGGAGCACGAGATGGAAGTGCGCCAGCGCGCCGAAAATGCGCTGATCGTGGCCGACCGCCGCAAGGATGAGTTCCTGGCGACCCTGGCGCACGAGCTGCGCAATCCACTGGCGCCGATCCGGACCGGCCTCGACATCCTGCGCCTGCGCAGCGGCGACGCCCAGTCGACCCAGCGCGCCACCGACATCATGGAACGCCAGTTGCGCCAGATGGTGCGCCTGGTCGACGACCTGCTGGACGTCTCGCGCATCAATACCGGCAAGTTCACGATCAAGTCCGGCCGCGTCGAGCTGAAGGCCGTGGTCAACGATGCGCTCGAAGTGGTGCGTCCTTATATAGACCTGCACGGCCACGAGCTGCAGATCGACCTGCCGGACCGTCCGGTATTCCTGAACGGCGACGCCACGCGCCTGGCGCAGATCCTGTCGAACCTGCTCAACAATGCCGCCAAGTACACCAACCGTGGCGGGCGCGTCAGCCTGAAGGCGAGCGTCGACGACCGCACCCTGGTGCTGGTGGTAGCCGACACCGGCATCGGCATCGCGCCGGAGATGCTGGACACGGTGTTCGAGATGTTCGTGCAGGTCGATTCGACCCTCGAGCGTTCGACCGCCGGCCTGGGCGTCGGCCTGTCGCTGGCGCGCAAGCTGGTGGAACTGCACGGCGGCGCCATCGAGGCGCATAGCGCCGGCCTCGGACATGGCAGCCAGTTCGTGGTGCGCCTGCCGATCGTGGTCGATCCGGAACCGCTGGCCAAGCCAACCCCGGCGGCCTTCATCGGCGGCGAAACCTACCGCATCCTGCTGGCCGACGACAACGTCGACTTCGTCAACAGCATCGGCGCGCTGCTGACGGCGATGGGACACAGCGTGGTCATCACCCACAACGGCCCGGATGCGCTGGCGGCGGCCAAGCGTTTCTGCCCGGATTACGCCTTCCTCGACATCGGCCTGCCGCAAATGTCGGGCTACGACCTGGCGCGCGGCATCCGCGGCCTGTCCTGCGGCGCGATGACGGTGATGATCGCGGTGACCGGCTGGGGCCAGGAAAAGGATCGCCAGCTGGCGTTCGAGGCGGGCTTCGACCACCACATGGTCAAGCCGGTCCGCTTCGAACAGATCGAGGAGATCCTCGGCAACCGCAGCCTGATCAAGAAGCTGCGCACCTGAATGCCGGGGCGTGAAGAAGCGGACGTAAAGAAGCGGACGTAAAGAGGCGGACGTAAAGAGGCGGACGTAAAAAAAGCGGAGGCGCTTGCGCGCTTCCGCTTTGATGCCGTCTAGGACGGACGCTGGAGCTTACGCAGCCTGCTTGCCAGCTGCCTTGCGGCGGCGGGCCAGGAAGCCGAGGACGCCCAGGCCGGCGAGCATCATGCCGTAGGTTTCCGGCTCCGGAACCGGCGCGGTCGGCGACATCATCACGGCGCCACCGAACGAGGCCGAGGTATCCGACACCAGGTTGCCGCTGACCAGGACATAGTAGTTACCGGCGGTCAGGTTGTCGCTGGACAGG
This window of the Massilia sp. WG5 genome carries:
- a CDS encoding diguanylate cyclase domain-containing protein, encoding MPSRQDILNAKILVVDDSPDNIELMEEILREEGYTDVSSTMLPEQVCPLHREHNYDLILLDLQMPGLNGFQVMKGLKEIEQGGYLPVLALTAQPSFKIAALEAGARDFISKPFDLLEVHKRIHNMLEVRLLYKELAQYSRAQQELALHDALTGLPNRRLLEDRIETALQHANRNHHKAAVMYLDLDGFKAINDTYGHAYGDEILKMVSQRLLSNSRKEDTVARLGGDEFIVLLGDIHSLADAQGPAAKLVEALSEPFFINDLTLQLSTSIGISMYPDDAENVTELISIADYALYEAKRAGKNRFCANGSAARKAAQSVKPSVPAPAPASSPELAQHR
- a CDS encoding response regulator — translated: MIQTGQSARSSSSFDWSASRLGEPGQWPAPLRMAADLMFNLPLPALLVWGRGMTVLFNEAYGALAGPGYGKVPGGSVPPVMPPPLAAAASELERAWNGEAAIAAGRSLAFAGMPSAGATSHDLRFTPLRAADGGVAGVLCVLAPAAPAAQAAEEVAAGPLRILVVEDNVDSQYLVCEMLRAFGHEADGVGHPDDALTRLAANRYDVLFTDVSLPGMSGVELARKAVGDAPAMQVIFASGYGDTLLRHVEFPYLSLQKPYELDQLQGALDKVGAQKQARG
- a CDS encoding YfiR family protein; the protein is MHRHPSSSPNRGLRRRLAGWTLLCAAALCVENGIVSPARAENAVTSPALERRVKAAFLYKFLGYAEFPSGAFADAASPVVIGVVGADELATELARIVSGRTVNGRPITVRVLRESEIGTPVHLLFIGGNDAGRVGRLVRAAGGAMLVVTECDGGLQLGSAINFRIVDERVRFDVALDAAERNGIKLSSRLLTVANRVQKGAQQ
- a CDS encoding ATP-binding protein: MSDELSQAREALRRANERMENMLESLSDGFCAVDHDWRITYINGRTLEMLAPLQRTRASMVGNDLWDAFPELRGSPLEALYRNAMASRETAIHEFFYPALRRWFEVRAHPSPDGLTLYFQDIDRRKADQQALLMGNSRLQVALAAGGLGDWRWDAASDRLTLGERAAAIFGLPAETPLDWSELRARLDPNDREPVRRAVLQAFAGHNDLELECRLLPNGHEARWVLLVGRADHADSERRGGVLGMIGVVQDISARRSAEDTLRQSEEVLRALANTIPQLAWMAQADGAIVWFNERWFDYTGTTPDQVVGWAWQSTCEPSVLPAVMERWQACVRSGDPFEMEYPIRGADGKYRWFLTRVNPVRDRHGLVVRWFGTNTDVDEVKRAEQALRDESHVLELLNSTGSALASTRELGSLLQAAADAATGIAGARHGAFLYHGRDGADGKIFSLYTVSGASTAEFEPFGEAGPNALFGPGMPSQGPAVHDVMRADDVTHDPRFQDGAPFGLPAGHPAVRSYLAVPVVAHSGEILGTMFFGHPEAGVFTERTERIVRGIAAQAAVAIDNARLYEAAQRAAEERKVLLENERVARAEAERTSQMKDEFLATLSHELRTPLSAILGWAQVLRRGSRDQNDLQKGLQTIERNARAQAQLIEDLLDMSRITSGNVLLDMQMIPPTGFIDAAIETVRPAADAKNIRIEKLYETDPGMIAGDPARMQQVVWNLLSNAIKFTPRDGLVEVILARNEANVSITVRDNGAGIKPEFITHVFERFRQADASMTRRHGGLGLGLAIVKSLIEQHGGTVRVESAGEGRGASFTIELPLAKQQPATGRSARAAMILPNPSTPEMTVLDLSGADVLVVDDDRDARELIKRILTDCGATVRIAASAREAFARFREAAPNLLISDLGMPEVDGFELLDWVRHLGKEEGSQVPAIALTAFARSEDRLSALEAGFSAHISKPVEPSELIATVASVVGPSAPLAHRIAAPAIGQNGVR
- a CDS encoding ATP-binding protein, translated to MSSIMSMRETGSVRRKMILMAVSTTLAALVVASVAMLLVDLRAFQRYWTDDLMTQADIMARVTAPALAFNDNETARQNLAVLKVRPQILAAAIYTSSGARFAGYLGPSASGSALRLPEHPQASGYRIEGSELVVFRNIVENGDMVGTVYLRARYGLLDRLFSYGAILVAVMLGALAIAWLVASRLQEAITRPLEAVTDVARQVMQRRDFSLRVPGKESGEIGVLIDAFNDMLAEIGRRSHALQQANATLEHEMEVRQRAENALIVADRRKDEFLATLAHELRNPLAPIRTGLDILRLRSGDAQSTQRATDIMERQLRQMVRLVDDLLDVSRINTGKFTIKSGRVELKAVVNDALEVVRPYIDLHGHELQIDLPDRPVFLNGDATRLAQILSNLLNNAAKYTNRGGRVSLKASVDDRTLVLVVADTGIGIAPEMLDTVFEMFVQVDSTLERSTAGLGVGLSLARKLVELHGGAIEAHSAGLGHGSQFVVRLPIVVDPEPLAKPTPAAFIGGETYRILLADDNVDFVNSIGALLTAMGHSVVITHNGPDALAAAKRFCPDYAFLDIGLPQMSGYDLARGIRGLSCGAMTVMIAVTGWGQEKDRQLAFEAGFDHHMVKPVRFEQIEEILGNRSLIKKLRT